The following proteins come from a genomic window of Lycium ferocissimum isolate CSIRO_LF1 chromosome 4, AGI_CSIRO_Lferr_CH_V1, whole genome shotgun sequence:
- the LOC132053634 gene encoding methylthioribose-1-phosphate isomerase-like isoform X5: MVVRGAPAIAIAAALSLVVEVSNLASFNGTSDDAATFLRKKLDYLVSSRPTAVNLSDAAVKLNEVIDKAAAEAKEVNSVFQEAYIEATEAMLEYDVMSNKAIGSYGANFLQKHLTDNQKITILTHCNTGRRLSSLVFNSFASVAIGFLCKSNREEAGRNCDKALHAQGVLERAYCTETRPFNQGSRLTAFELVHENIPATLIADSAAAALMNAGQVKAVVVGADRVTANGDTANKIGTYSLAVSANRHGIPFYVAAPLTSIDLFLSTGQQIEIEERSPKELLHTRGGLGEQVAASGISVWNPAFDVTPANLISGIITEKGVITKNGADTFDIAEFVRKTSGDL, translated from the exons ATGGTTGTCCGTGGGGCACCTGCAATAGCCATAGCAGCTGCCCTGTCTTTGGTGGTAGAAGTTTCAAATTTAGCTTCTTTTAATGGGACTAGTGATGATGCAGCCACTTTTCTACGGAAGAAATTGGATTATCTTGTGTCAAG CCGGCCAACAGCTGTTAATCTTTCAGATGCTGCTGTTAAGCTCAACGAAGTTATAGACAAGGCTGCTGCTGAAGCTAAAGAAGTCAATAGTGTTTTTCAGGAG GCTTACATAGAAGCAACTGAAGCTATGCTCGAGTATGATGTAATGTCAAATAAGGCAATTGGGTCATATGGTGCTAATTTTCTTCAGAAACACTTGACAGACAATCAGAAGATAACAATCTTGACCCATTGCAACACTGGAAG AAGGTTATCCTCTCTCGTATTCAATAGTTTCGCTTCAGTGGCCATTGGGTTTCTGTGCAAGTCTAACAGAGAAGAAGCAGGAAGAAATTGTGACAA GGCACTTCATGCTCAAGGAGTTCTAGAAAGGGCTTACTGCACAGAAACACGTCCATTCAACCAG GGATCCAGACTCACTGCATTTGAGTTGGTTCATGAGAATATACCAGCCACCCTTATAGCAGATTCAGCTGCAGCTGCATTAATGAATGCTGGTCAAGTGAAAGCTGTCGTTGTTGGAGCTGATCGTGTCACTGCTAATG GTGATACTGCCAATAAGATTGGAACTTATAGCTTAGCCGTCTCTGCTAACCGTCATGGTATTCCATTTTATGTTGCGGCTCCTTTGACTTCTATCGATCTATTCCTTTCTACTGGACAACAAATTGAGATAGAAGAAAGATCTCCAAAGGAACTGTTGCATACACGTGGAGGACTAGGTGAACAAGTTGCTGCCTCTGGTATATCTGTTTGGAACCCGGCATTTGATGTGACTCCTGCTAATTTGATTAGTGGTATCATCACTGAAAAG GGTGTTATCACAAAGAATGGGGCTGATACCTTTGATATTGCTGAATTTGTGCGCAAGACATCAGGAgacttgtga